A genomic window from Scophthalmus maximus strain ysfricsl-2021 chromosome 17, ASM2237912v1, whole genome shotgun sequence includes:
- the brd4 gene encoding bromodomain-containing protein 4 isoform X5 — translation MPNPVRMGDGLDAAQMSGSSSSQGQAQSMGNPPVPDRINPDRPKRQTNQLQFLLKVVVKSLWKHQFAWPFYAPVDAVKLNLPDYYTIIKIPMDMGTIKKRLENSYYWNAQECIQDFNTMFTNCYIYNKPGDDIVLMAEALEKVFLQKVTEMPQEETEIVVMMGKGRGRGRREGSLNLKPGAIIDPSSTTPQTRGLLNLSTAPQTRGPVQGPPLLPPQPLMQAHVPPTLPSHAPQLGAPYSLGQSDCAPQVPIMTSVPPLAQTPLPPTSIQSTATMLQNPITMTKQRKSQKRKADTTTPTANDQLSESSPAESKSGKTLPRRESTRPTKLIKKEAPDSQHHIGMGIGLSGPSGGHSPKPQDQLGYCASLVRDMLSKKHAAYAWPFYKPVDVAALGLHDYHDIIKHPMDLSTIKAKLENRQYREPQEFAADVRLMFSNCYKYNPPDHEVVAMARKLQDVFEMRFAKMPDEPESKPLVSVPAPTLHHPAPVKPPPPLAHVASSSDSSSDSSSESESSTDDSEEERAQRLAELQEQLKAVHEQLAALSQPQASKPKRKEKEKKEKEKEKEKEKEKEKEKKKEKHKKKGNMSALVDEIQDATPVPQISKKTKTSNNNSKEVVPKKKLSKKEGMKSNHPSNLLPVPILEDDLGAAGSSATGEKCKPMSYEEKRQLSLDINKLPGDKLGRVVHIIQSREPSLKNSNPDEIEIDFETLKPSTLRELERYVSSCLRKKKRVSVEKTVESMATSKKTGSSSESSGSSSESEPEATGIIKQQKKKGHSVKEGKKLHPHVQSGPALPVLHSQPAGLHMKPHQPQHQPSPAGFMAPPVAALESSQLLETSFESLPPFGQPLMHLSHHTGNSSSPPPPHLNAHSAGPVSPETHPFLNQHPILPSPALHSSMPQQPSRPSHKAAPLHPKPPQQQPAPPPPPQQQQQSTLQQQQQQQQQQQQQQQQQQQQQQQQQQQQQLQQQQQQQQLQQQQQQQQQQQQQQQLQAAVLPQHQLSSQILHSPQPLHQRPMSPPTLTPQGLLSSQPPQMLLEDDEEPGSTTPLNQVQLYLQQFQQPRQPQQSMQSLQAQARQQQQQQQPGQTLLQSVQGQSQLPPQTTLPPPQLSVQSQAQPTPLHQAPAQQLPLHQARHMQHAQQQQQNYQQGPGLAGQSLGSQHKVSMPTNKAQQIIQQQQEQPSPRPTKADPYNTGHMRDNPSPLMMHSPQLPQFPPVSHQSPPHNMQPKKQRGPGSQGGLKEEKLPPSPVMRAEPFNPAMRPDHHKHPDNKPSQLGHVQQTDVKSMDSSRPVIRSSEPSGPPPPLQDKDKFKQESKVPIAPKKVQDVKVKNMGSWASLAQKSTSTPLSAVKSSSDSFEQFRRVAREKEEREKALKAQAEQAEKDRLRREQDKLRGRDEDDVTEPTRRVHEEPRRRLEQQHIQAPSQQQQQQQQQQQQQQQQEPQPQPTAIQQPPQPPTPPQPTTQNPLDQQRELARRREQERRRREAMAATIDMNFQSDLMAIFEENLF, via the exons ATGCCCAACCCTGTTCGAATGGGGGACGGCCTGGACGCAGCGCAAATgtcgggcagcagcagcagtcagggGCAGGCCCAGTCAATGGGCAATCCCCCAGTCCCAGATCGCATCAATCCCGACAGGCCAAAACGCCAGACCAATCAGCTGCAGTTTCTGCTTAAGGTGGTGGTGAAGTCCCTGTGGAAGCACCAGTTTGCCTGGCCCTTTTATGCACCAGTGGATGCAGTCAAACTTAACCTGCCT GACTACTACACAATAATCAAAATTCCTATGGACATGGGAACAATCAAGAAAAGGCTTGAGAACAGTTACTACTGGAATGCCCAAGAATGTATCCAAGACTTCAACACAATGTTTACCAACTGCTACATATACAACAAG CCTGGAGATGACATAGTCTTAATGGCTGAGGCTCTAGAGAAGGTGTTCCTTCAGAAGGTTACAGAAATGCCACAAGAAGAAACTGAGATTGTTGTCATGATGGGGAAAGGACGTGGGCGGGGCCGAAGAGAAGGAA GCCTGAACTTGAAACCAGGGGCGATCATTGACCCTTCGTCCACGACTCCTCAAACCCGTGGTCTGTTAAACCTATCAACAGCACCACAGACCAGAGGACCTGTGCAGGGCCCACCTTTGCTACCTCCCCAGCCTTTGATGCAGGCCCACGTGCCCCCAACGTTACCTAGCCATGCTCCACAGCTCGGAGCTCCCTACTCCCTGGGCCAATCCGACTGTGCTCCTCAAGTTCCCATAATGACTTCTGTGCCTCCCCTTGCTCAGACCCCCCTTCCTCCAACATCCATCCAGAGCACTGCCACCATGCTGCAGAACCCTATAACCATGACCAAA CAAAGAAAGAGCCAGAAAAGGAAAGCAGACACTACAACGCCCACGGCAAATGACCAACTCAGTGAATCTTCACCAGCCGAGTCCAAATCTGGGAAGACACTACCCAGGCGAGAGAGTACCAGACCCACAAAACTGATAAAGAAGGAGGCCCCAGACTCTCAGCATCACATAGGCATGGGTATCGGACTTAGCGGGCCAAGTGGCGGTCATAGCCCCAAACCACAAGATCAGCTGGGATATTGTGCAAGTTTGGTTCGGGATATGCTGTCAAAGAAACATGCTGCTTACGCCTGGCCATTTTACAAACCTGTTGATGTGGCTGCACTTGGACTACATGATTATCACGATATCATCAAACATCCCATGGACCTCAGCACCATCAAG GCCAAGCTGGAGAACAGGCAATACCGGGAACCCCAGGAGTTTGCTGCAGATGTACGATTAATGTTTTCCAACTGTTACAAATATAATCCACCAGACCATGAGGTGGTAGCTATGGCACGCAAACTACAG gaTGTCTTTGAGATGCGCTTTGCCAAGATGCCAGATGAACCTGAGAGCAAGCCTCTGGTTTCTGTCCCAGCTCCGACACTTCACCATCCTGCCCCCGTTAAGCCCCCGCCTCCTTTGGCCCACGTCGCCTCATCCTCAGACAGTTCCAGTGACTCGTCTTCTGAGTCCGAGTCTTCCACAGATGACTCTGAAGAGGAGAGAGCCCAGAGGTTGGCAGAGCTCCAGGAACAG TTGAAAGCTGTCCACGAGCAGCTGGCTGCCCTGTCTCAACCACAAGCCAGTAaaccaaagagaaaagagaaggaaaagaaggagaaggagaaggagaaggaaaaagaaaaggaaaaggaaaaggagaagaaaaaagagaagcataagaagaaaggaaacatgTCTGCCCTTGTGGATGAAATCCAGGATGCTACACCTGTTCCACAGATCTCTAAGAAAACCAAGACCAGTAACAATAACAGCAAAGAGGTTGTTCCCAAGAAGAAACTCAG TAAAAAGGAGGGGATGAAAAGCAACCATCCCTCCAACCTGCTGCCAGTTCCCATCCTGGAAGATGACCTTGGGGCTGCTGGGTCATCAGCTACAGGGGAAAAGTGCAAGCCTATGTCATATGAGGAGAAAAGGCAGTTGAGCCTGGACATCAACAAGCTTCCTGGTGACAAGCTTGGACGTGTAGTGCATATTATCCAGTCCAGAGAGCCTTCACTTAAAAACTCAAACCCTGACGAGATCGAGATTGACTTTGAGACACTCAAGCCTTCCACGCTGCGTGAGCTGGAGAGATATGTTTCTTCCTGCCTCcgcaaaaagaaaagggtttcAG TTGAGAAGACTGTGGAGTCCATGGCCACCTCCAAAAAGACTGGATCTTCTTCAGAGAGCAGTGGCTCCAGCTCAGAGAGCGAACCTGAGGCAACAG gaataataaaacagcagaaaaagaagGGCCATTCTgtgaaggaggggaagaagtTACATCCTCACGTTCAGAGTGGCCCTGCTCTGCCTGTGCTTCATTCCCAACCTGCAGGCCTTCACATGAAGCCCCATCAGCCACAGCATCAGCCATCTCCTGCAGGCTTCATGGCTCCCCCTGTAGCTGCTCTGGAGTCTTCCCAGTTACTGGAGACCAGCTTTGAGTCCCTGCCGCCTTTCGGCCAGCCCCTCATGCATCTGTCTCACCACACAGGCAACTCCTCCTCGCCTCCACCTCCGCACCTCAACGCTCATTCAGCTGGGCCTGTGTCCCCTGAGACCCATCCATTCCTCAATCAGCATCCCATCCTCCCATCTCCAG CCTTGCACAGTTCCATGCCTCAGCAGCCGTCTCGACCAAGTCACAAGGCAGCGCCTCTTCATCCCAAACCTCCTCAGCAGCAaccagcacctcctcctcctcctcagcagcagcagcagtcaaccctgcagcagcagcagcagcagcagcagcagcagcagcagcagcagcagcagcagcaacagcagcaacagcagcagcagcagcagcagcagttacagcaacagcaacagcagcagcaactacaacaacaacaacaacaacaacaacaacaacaacagcagcagcagctgcaggcagCAGTGCTACCACAGCATCAGCTGTCCTCTCAGATCCTCCACTCTCCTCAGCCTCTGCACCAGAGGCCCATGTCTCCCCCAACACTCACACCCCAGGGCTTGCTGTCTTCCCAGCCTCCCCAGATGCTGCTGGAGGACGATGAAGAACCGGGTTCTACTACGCCTCTGAACCAAGTACAGTTATATCTACAGCAGTTCCAGCAACCTCGTCAGCCCCAACAGTCCATGCAGTCGCTCCAGGCGCAGGctcgtcagcagcagcagcagcaacaaccagGACAGACTCTCTTGCAGTCTGTTCAGGGACAATCTCAACTCCCACCTCAGACTacgctgcctcctcctcagctctctgtTCAGTCCCAAGCTCAGCCAACTCCATTACATCAGGCCCCAGCCCAACAGCTGCCTCTCCACCAGGCCCGCCACATGCAGCacgctcagcagcagcaacagaactATCAGCAGGGTCCTGGACTAGCTGGTCAGTCCCTGGGATCACAACACAAGGTATCCATGCCCACCAACAAAGCACAGCAgatcatccagcagcagcaagaaCAACCCTCCCCTCGCCCGACCAAGGCTGACCCATACAACACAG GTCACATGAGGGACAACCCATCCCCACTTATGATGCATTCCCCACAACTTCCCCAGTTTCCTCCTGTGTCTCACCAGTCTCCACCTCACAACATGCAGCCCAAAAAG CAGAGGGGCCCTGGGAGCCAAGGTGGGCTAAAGGAAGAGAAACTTCCTCCATCACCAGTGATGAGAGCAGAGCCCTTTAACCCTGCAATGAGACCAGACCATCACAAACACCCCGATAATAAGCCCTCTCAACTAGGCCACGTCCAACAGA CAGATGTGAAATCCATGGACAGCTCGCGACCTGTCATCCGCTCCTCTGAGCCCAGTGGGCCGCCCCCCCCTCTGCAAGATAAAGACAAGTTCAAGCAGGAGTCCAAAGTGCCCATTGCCCCTAAAAAAGTACAG GATGTGAAAGTAAAGAACATGGGATCGTGGGCCAGTCTGGCACAAAAGTCCACATCTACGCCCTTATCTGCAGTAAAATCATCGAGCGACAGCTTTGAGCAGTTCCGTCGCGTAGCccgggagaaagaggagagagagaaagccctGAAGGCCCAAGCTGAGCAGGCAGAAAAAGACAGGCTACGCAGAGAGCAGGACAAGCTACG AGGTCGGGATGAAGACGATGTCACGGAGCCGACCAGGAGGGTGCACGAGGAGCCACGCAGGCgtctggagcagcagcacatccaAGCcccttcacaacaacagcaacagcagcagcagcagcagcagcagcagcagcagcaggagccgcagccgcagccgaCTGCCATTCAGCAGCCTCCTCAACCCCCCACACCGCCTCAGCCGACCACACAGAACCCACTAGACCAACAGAGGGAGCTAGCACGCCGccgggagcaggagaggagacgacgAGAAGCG aTGGCAGCGACTATTGACATGAATTTCCAAAGTGACTTAATGGCTATCTTTGAGGAGAATCTTTTTTGA
- the brd4 gene encoding bromodomain-containing protein 4 isoform X6, whose product MPNPVRMGDGLDAAQMSGSSSSQGQAQSMGNPPVPDRINPDRPKRQTNQLQFLLKVVVKSLWKHQFAWPFYAPVDAVKLNLPDYYTIIKIPMDMGTIKKRLENSYYWNAQECIQDFNTMFTNCYIYNKPGDDIVLMAEALEKVFLQKVTEMPQEETEIVVMMGKGRGRGRREGSLNLKPGAIIDPSSTTPQTRGLLNLSTAPQTRGPVQGPPLLPPQPLMQAHVPPTLPSHAPQLGAPYSLGQSDCAPQVPIMTSVPPLAQTPLPPTSIQSTATMLQNPITMTKQRKSQKRKADTTTPTANDQLSESSPAESKSGKTLPRRESTRPTKLIKKEAPDSQHHIGMGIGLSGPSGGHSPKPQDQLGYCASLVRDMLSKKHAAYAWPFYKPVDVAALGLHDYHDIIKHPMDLSTIKAKLENRQYREPQEFAADVRLMFSNCYKYNPPDHEVVAMARKLQDVFEMRFAKMPDEPESKPLVSVPAPTLHHPAPVKPPPPLAHVASSSDSSSDSSSESESSTDDSEEERAQRLAELQEQLKAVHEQLAALSQPQASKPKRKEKEKKEKEKEKEKEKEKEKEKKKEKHKKKGNMSALVDEIQDATPVPQISKKTKTSNNNSKEVVPKKKLSKKEGMKSNHPSNLLPVPILEDDLGAAGSSATGEKCKPMSYEEKRQLSLDINKLPGDKLGRVVHIIQSREPSLKNSNPDEIEIDFETLKPSTLRELERYVSSCLRKKKRVSVEKTVESMATSKKTGSSSESSGSSSESEPEATGIIKQQKKKGHSVKEGKKLHPHVQSGPALPVLHSQPAGLHMKPHQPQHQPSPAGFMAPPVAALESSQLLETSFESLPPFGQPLMHLSHHTGNSSSPPPPHLNAHSAGPVSPETHPFLNQHPILPSPALHSSMPQQPSRPSHKAAPLHPKPPQQQPAPPPPPQQQQQSTLQQQQQQQQQQQQQQQQQQQQQQQQQQQQQLQQQQQQQQLQQQQQQQQQQQQQQQLQAAVLPQHQLSSQILHSPQPLHQRPMSPPTLTPQGLLSSQPPQMLLEDDEEPGSTTPLNQVQLYLQQFQQPRQPQQSMQSLQAQARQQQQQQQPGQTLLQSVQGQSQLPPQTTLPPPQLSVQSQAQPTPLHQAPAQQLPLHQARHMQHAQQQQQNYQQGPGLAGQSLGSQHKVSMPTNKAQQIIQQQQEQPSPRPTKADPYNTGHMRDNPSPLMMHSPQLPQFPPVSHQSPPHNMQPKKQRGPGSQGGLKEEKLPPSPVMRAEPFNPAMRPDHHKHPDNKPSQLGHVQQNVKSMDSSRPVIRSSEPSGPPPPLQDKDKFKQESKVPIAPKKVQDVKVKNMGSWASLAQKSTSTPLSAVKSSSDSFEQFRRVAREKEEREKALKAQAEQAEKDRLRREQDKLRGRDEDDVTEPTRRVHEEPRRRLEQQHIQAPSQQQQQQQQQQQQQQQQEPQPQPTAIQQPPQPPTPPQPTTQNPLDQQRELARRREQERRRREAMAATIDMNFQSDLMAIFEENLF is encoded by the exons ATGCCCAACCCTGTTCGAATGGGGGACGGCCTGGACGCAGCGCAAATgtcgggcagcagcagcagtcagggGCAGGCCCAGTCAATGGGCAATCCCCCAGTCCCAGATCGCATCAATCCCGACAGGCCAAAACGCCAGACCAATCAGCTGCAGTTTCTGCTTAAGGTGGTGGTGAAGTCCCTGTGGAAGCACCAGTTTGCCTGGCCCTTTTATGCACCAGTGGATGCAGTCAAACTTAACCTGCCT GACTACTACACAATAATCAAAATTCCTATGGACATGGGAACAATCAAGAAAAGGCTTGAGAACAGTTACTACTGGAATGCCCAAGAATGTATCCAAGACTTCAACACAATGTTTACCAACTGCTACATATACAACAAG CCTGGAGATGACATAGTCTTAATGGCTGAGGCTCTAGAGAAGGTGTTCCTTCAGAAGGTTACAGAAATGCCACAAGAAGAAACTGAGATTGTTGTCATGATGGGGAAAGGACGTGGGCGGGGCCGAAGAGAAGGAA GCCTGAACTTGAAACCAGGGGCGATCATTGACCCTTCGTCCACGACTCCTCAAACCCGTGGTCTGTTAAACCTATCAACAGCACCACAGACCAGAGGACCTGTGCAGGGCCCACCTTTGCTACCTCCCCAGCCTTTGATGCAGGCCCACGTGCCCCCAACGTTACCTAGCCATGCTCCACAGCTCGGAGCTCCCTACTCCCTGGGCCAATCCGACTGTGCTCCTCAAGTTCCCATAATGACTTCTGTGCCTCCCCTTGCTCAGACCCCCCTTCCTCCAACATCCATCCAGAGCACTGCCACCATGCTGCAGAACCCTATAACCATGACCAAA CAAAGAAAGAGCCAGAAAAGGAAAGCAGACACTACAACGCCCACGGCAAATGACCAACTCAGTGAATCTTCACCAGCCGAGTCCAAATCTGGGAAGACACTACCCAGGCGAGAGAGTACCAGACCCACAAAACTGATAAAGAAGGAGGCCCCAGACTCTCAGCATCACATAGGCATGGGTATCGGACTTAGCGGGCCAAGTGGCGGTCATAGCCCCAAACCACAAGATCAGCTGGGATATTGTGCAAGTTTGGTTCGGGATATGCTGTCAAAGAAACATGCTGCTTACGCCTGGCCATTTTACAAACCTGTTGATGTGGCTGCACTTGGACTACATGATTATCACGATATCATCAAACATCCCATGGACCTCAGCACCATCAAG GCCAAGCTGGAGAACAGGCAATACCGGGAACCCCAGGAGTTTGCTGCAGATGTACGATTAATGTTTTCCAACTGTTACAAATATAATCCACCAGACCATGAGGTGGTAGCTATGGCACGCAAACTACAG gaTGTCTTTGAGATGCGCTTTGCCAAGATGCCAGATGAACCTGAGAGCAAGCCTCTGGTTTCTGTCCCAGCTCCGACACTTCACCATCCTGCCCCCGTTAAGCCCCCGCCTCCTTTGGCCCACGTCGCCTCATCCTCAGACAGTTCCAGTGACTCGTCTTCTGAGTCCGAGTCTTCCACAGATGACTCTGAAGAGGAGAGAGCCCAGAGGTTGGCAGAGCTCCAGGAACAG TTGAAAGCTGTCCACGAGCAGCTGGCTGCCCTGTCTCAACCACAAGCCAGTAaaccaaagagaaaagagaaggaaaagaaggagaaggagaaggagaaggaaaaagaaaaggaaaaggaaaaggagaagaaaaaagagaagcataagaagaaaggaaacatgTCTGCCCTTGTGGATGAAATCCAGGATGCTACACCTGTTCCACAGATCTCTAAGAAAACCAAGACCAGTAACAATAACAGCAAAGAGGTTGTTCCCAAGAAGAAACTCAG TAAAAAGGAGGGGATGAAAAGCAACCATCCCTCCAACCTGCTGCCAGTTCCCATCCTGGAAGATGACCTTGGGGCTGCTGGGTCATCAGCTACAGGGGAAAAGTGCAAGCCTATGTCATATGAGGAGAAAAGGCAGTTGAGCCTGGACATCAACAAGCTTCCTGGTGACAAGCTTGGACGTGTAGTGCATATTATCCAGTCCAGAGAGCCTTCACTTAAAAACTCAAACCCTGACGAGATCGAGATTGACTTTGAGACACTCAAGCCTTCCACGCTGCGTGAGCTGGAGAGATATGTTTCTTCCTGCCTCcgcaaaaagaaaagggtttcAG TTGAGAAGACTGTGGAGTCCATGGCCACCTCCAAAAAGACTGGATCTTCTTCAGAGAGCAGTGGCTCCAGCTCAGAGAGCGAACCTGAGGCAACAG gaataataaaacagcagaaaaagaagGGCCATTCTgtgaaggaggggaagaagtTACATCCTCACGTTCAGAGTGGCCCTGCTCTGCCTGTGCTTCATTCCCAACCTGCAGGCCTTCACATGAAGCCCCATCAGCCACAGCATCAGCCATCTCCTGCAGGCTTCATGGCTCCCCCTGTAGCTGCTCTGGAGTCTTCCCAGTTACTGGAGACCAGCTTTGAGTCCCTGCCGCCTTTCGGCCAGCCCCTCATGCATCTGTCTCACCACACAGGCAACTCCTCCTCGCCTCCACCTCCGCACCTCAACGCTCATTCAGCTGGGCCTGTGTCCCCTGAGACCCATCCATTCCTCAATCAGCATCCCATCCTCCCATCTCCAG CCTTGCACAGTTCCATGCCTCAGCAGCCGTCTCGACCAAGTCACAAGGCAGCGCCTCTTCATCCCAAACCTCCTCAGCAGCAaccagcacctcctcctcctcctcagcagcagcagcagtcaaccctgcagcagcagcagcagcagcagcagcagcagcagcagcagcagcagcagcagcaacagcagcaacagcagcagcagcagcagcagcagttacagcaacagcaacagcagcagcaactacaacaacaacaacaacaacaacaacaacaacaacagcagcagcagctgcaggcagCAGTGCTACCACAGCATCAGCTGTCCTCTCAGATCCTCCACTCTCCTCAGCCTCTGCACCAGAGGCCCATGTCTCCCCCAACACTCACACCCCAGGGCTTGCTGTCTTCCCAGCCTCCCCAGATGCTGCTGGAGGACGATGAAGAACCGGGTTCTACTACGCCTCTGAACCAAGTACAGTTATATCTACAGCAGTTCCAGCAACCTCGTCAGCCCCAACAGTCCATGCAGTCGCTCCAGGCGCAGGctcgtcagcagcagcagcagcaacaaccagGACAGACTCTCTTGCAGTCTGTTCAGGGACAATCTCAACTCCCACCTCAGACTacgctgcctcctcctcagctctctgtTCAGTCCCAAGCTCAGCCAACTCCATTACATCAGGCCCCAGCCCAACAGCTGCCTCTCCACCAGGCCCGCCACATGCAGCacgctcagcagcagcaacagaactATCAGCAGGGTCCTGGACTAGCTGGTCAGTCCCTGGGATCACAACACAAGGTATCCATGCCCACCAACAAAGCACAGCAgatcatccagcagcagcaagaaCAACCCTCCCCTCGCCCGACCAAGGCTGACCCATACAACACAG GTCACATGAGGGACAACCCATCCCCACTTATGATGCATTCCCCACAACTTCCCCAGTTTCCTCCTGTGTCTCACCAGTCTCCACCTCACAACATGCAGCCCAAAAAG CAGAGGGGCCCTGGGAGCCAAGGTGGGCTAAAGGAAGAGAAACTTCCTCCATCACCAGTGATGAGAGCAGAGCCCTTTAACCCTGCAATGAGACCAGACCATCACAAACACCCCGATAATAAGCCCTCTCAACTAGGCCACGTCCAACAGA ATGTGAAATCCATGGACAGCTCGCGACCTGTCATCCGCTCCTCTGAGCCCAGTGGGCCGCCCCCCCCTCTGCAAGATAAAGACAAGTTCAAGCAGGAGTCCAAAGTGCCCATTGCCCCTAAAAAAGTACAG GATGTGAAAGTAAAGAACATGGGATCGTGGGCCAGTCTGGCACAAAAGTCCACATCTACGCCCTTATCTGCAGTAAAATCATCGAGCGACAGCTTTGAGCAGTTCCGTCGCGTAGCccgggagaaagaggagagagagaaagccctGAAGGCCCAAGCTGAGCAGGCAGAAAAAGACAGGCTACGCAGAGAGCAGGACAAGCTACG AGGTCGGGATGAAGACGATGTCACGGAGCCGACCAGGAGGGTGCACGAGGAGCCACGCAGGCgtctggagcagcagcacatccaAGCcccttcacaacaacagcaacagcagcagcagcagcagcagcagcagcagcagcaggagccgcagccgcagccgaCTGCCATTCAGCAGCCTCCTCAACCCCCCACACCGCCTCAGCCGACCACACAGAACCCACTAGACCAACAGAGGGAGCTAGCACGCCGccgggagcaggagaggagacgacgAGAAGCG aTGGCAGCGACTATTGACATGAATTTCCAAAGTGACTTAATGGCTATCTTTGAGGAGAATCTTTTTTGA